The following proteins come from a genomic window of Acinonyx jubatus isolate Ajub_Pintada_27869175 chromosome C1, VMU_Ajub_asm_v1.0, whole genome shotgun sequence:
- the LRRC8C gene encoding volume-regulated anion channel subunit LRRC8C: protein MIPVTEFRQFSEQQPAFRVLKPWWDVFTDYLSVAMLMIGVFGCTLQVMQDKIICLPKRVQPSQNHSSISNVSQAVASTTPLPPPKPSPTNPATVEMKGLKTDLDLQQYSFINQMCYERALHWYAKYFPYLVLIHTLVFMLCSNFWFKFPGSSSKIEHFISILGKCFDSPWTTRALSEVSGEDSEEKDNRKNNMSRSNTIQSGPEGSLVNAQSLKSIPEKFVVDKSTAGALDKKEGEQAKALFEKVKKFRLHVEEGDILYAMYVRQTVLKVIKFLIIIAYNSALVSKVQFTVDCNVDIQDMTGYKNFSCNHTMAHLFSKLSFCYLCFVSIYGLTCLYTLYWLFYRSLREYSFEYVRQETGIDDIPDVKNDFAFMLHMIDQYDPLYSKRFAVFLSEVSENKLKQLNLNNEWTPDKLRQKLQTNAHNRLELPLIMLSGLPDTVFEITELQSLKLEIIKNVMIPATIAQLDNLQELSLHQCSVKIHSAALSFLKENLKVLSVKFDDMRELPPWMYGLRNLEELYLVGSLSHDISKNVTLESLRDLKSLKILSIKSNVSKIPQAVVDVSSHLQKMCIHNDGTKLVMLNNLKKMTNLTELELVHCDLERIPHAVFSLLSLQELDLKENNLKSIEEIVSFQHLRKLTVLKLWHNSITYIPEHIKKLTSLERLAFSHNKIEVLPSHLFLCNKIRYLDLSYNDIRFIPPEIGVLQSLQYFSITCNKVESLPDELYFCKKLKTLKIGKNSLSVLSPKIGNLLFLSYLDVKGNHFEILPPELGDCRALKRAGLVVEDALFETLPSDVREQMKAE from the coding sequence GTCATGCAAGACAAGATAATCTGCCTTCCAAAAAGGGTTCAGCCTTCTCAGAACCACTCTTCCATTTCAAATGTCTCTCAGGCAGTTGCCAGCACCACCCCACTGCCTCCCCCTAAACCATCTCCTACTAACCCTGCCACTGTGGAAATGAAAGGACTAAAGACAGATTTGGACCTTCAGCAGTACAGTTTCATAAACCAGATGTGTTACGAGCGAGCCCTCCACTGGTATGCCAAGTATTTCCCTTACCTTGTGCTCATCCATACCCTGGTCTTCATGCTCTGCAGCAACTTCTGGTTCAAATTCCCTGGCTCCAGCTCCAAAATAGAACATTTCATCTCGATCCTGGGTAAGTGTTTTGACTCTCCGTGGACCACCCGGGCTTTATCTGAAGTGTCTGGGGAGGATTCCGAAGAAAAGGACAACAGGAAGAACAACATGAGCAGGTCCAACACCATCCAGTCTGGTCCGGAAGGCAGCCTGGTCAACGCTCAGTCACTAAAGTCGATTCCCGAGAAGTTTGTGGTCGACAAGTCCACGGCGGGAGCACTGGATAAGAAGGAAGGTGAGCAGGCAAAGGCCTTATTTGAGAAGGTGAAGAAGTTCAGGCTGCATGTAGAAGAAGGTGATATCCTATATGCTATGTATGTTCGCCAGACTGTACTTAAGGTTATAAAGTTCCTGATCATCATTGCCTATAATAGCGCCCTGGTTTCCAAAGTTCAATTTACAGTGGACTGTAACGTTGACATTCAGGACATGACTGGATATAAAAACTTTTCTTGTAATCATACCATGGCCCATCTGTTCTCAAAACTGTCCTTTTGCTATCTGTGTTTTGTGAGTATCTATGGACTGACGTGCCTTTACACCTTATACTGGCTGTTCTATCGTTCTCTCCGGGAATACTCTTTCGAGTATGTCCGGCAGGAGACTGGAATCGATGATATTCCCGATGTGAAAAATGACTTTGCTTTTATGCTTCATATGATAGATCAGTATGACCCTCTGTATTCCAAGAGATTTGCGGTGTTCCTATCTGAAGTGAGCGAGAACAAATTAAAGCAGCTGAACTTAAATAACGAGTGGACTCCTGACAAACTGAGGCAGAAGCTCCAGACGAATGCCCATAACCGGCTAGAATTGCCTCTCATCATGCTCTCTGGCCTTCCAGACACGGTTTTTGAAATCACAGAGTTGCAGTCTTTAAAGCTTGAAATCATTAAGAATGTAATGATACCAGCCACCATCGCACAGCTAGACAATCTCCAAGAGCTCTCGCTGCACCAGTGCTCAGTCAAAATCCACAGTGCAGCGCTCTCTTTCCTGAAGGAAAACCTCAAGGTCTTGAGCGTCAAGTTTGATGACATGAGAGAGCTGCCGCCCTGGATGTATGGGCTCCGGAATCTGGAAGAGCTCTACCTGGTTGGGTCTCTAAGTCACGATATTTCCAAAAATGTCACTCTTGAGTCTCTGCGGGATCTCAAAAGCCTTAAAATTCTCTCTATCAAAAGCAACGTTTCCAAAATCCCTCAGGCCGTGGTGGACGTGTCCAGCCATCTGCAGAAGATGTGCATACACAACGACGGCACCAAGCTGGTGATGCTCAACAATTTAAAGAAGATGACCAATCTGACGGAGCTAGAGCTGGTCCACTGCGACCTGGAGCGCATTCCCCATGCCGTGTTTAGTCTGCTCAGCCTCCAGGAATTGGACctcaaagaaaacaatctgaaatCTATAGAAGAAATCGTTAGCTTCCAGCACTTGAGAAAGTTGACAGTGCTCAAACTGTGGCACAACAGCATCACCTACATCCCGGAGCATATCAAGAAACTCACCAGCCTGGAGCGCCTGGCCTTCAGTCACAACAAAATAGAGGTGCTCCCTTCCCACCTCTTCCTATGCAACAAAATCCGATACTTGGACTTATCCTACAATGACATTCGGTTTATCCCACCTGAAATCGGAGTTCTACAAAGTTTACAGTACTTTTCCATCACCTGTAACAAAGTGGAGAGCCTTCCGGATGAACTCTACTTCTGCAAGAAACTTAAAACTCTGAAGATTGGGAAAAACAGCCTATCTGTACTTTCCCCGAAAATCGgaaatttgttatttctttcctacTTAGACGTTAAAGGCAATCACTTTGAAATTCTCCCGCCTGAACTGGGCGACTGCCGGGCTCTGAAGCGAGCTGGGTTAGTTGTCGAAGATGCTCTGTTTGAAACTCTGCCTTCTGACGTCCGGGAACAAATGAAAGCagaataa